The Nitrospira sp. genome contains a region encoding:
- a CDS encoding phosphomannomutase/phosphoglucomutase has protein sequence MGLFREYDLRGIVGRELTEEVAERFGRAYSTYVSVRGVKTISLGRDGRLSSPVLHKALLKGLLAGGLDVIDIGICTSPLVYFSLFTLPVGGGIMITGSHNAAEYNGFKVCIGKTAIHGEEIQELRRVMEQGTFVPGEGRLSEHPIIPDYLAHLKKSFSHVSAHRLHVVIDSGNGAASLVAKQALELLGCKVTGLYCDLDGSFPNHHPDPTVLENLSDLMQAVKNYQADVGIGYDGDADRIGAIDEQGNVLWGDRLLVLYSRDILAVKPGSTVISEVKASQSLYDDIAKQGGRPIMWKTGHSLIKAKMKEESAVLAGEMSGHMFFADRYFGYDDAVYASCRLIEILAKAQRPLSSLVSDLPHSVVTPEIRVDLPDAVKFDVVEQIRMKFEEYLRTKQSLGPHKLVLQGLITIDGVRAKFDDGWGLIRASNTQPALVLRFEAISSAQLDVIRALIEDELAEARRALGC, from the coding sequence GTGGGTTTGTTTCGGGAATATGATCTTCGCGGAATTGTCGGCAGGGAACTGACCGAGGAGGTGGCCGAACGGTTTGGTCGAGCCTATTCCACATATGTCAGCGTGCGTGGAGTGAAGACGATCAGTCTTGGGCGTGACGGTCGATTAAGCTCTCCAGTCCTCCACAAGGCATTGCTCAAGGGTCTGCTTGCCGGAGGGCTCGACGTGATCGATATCGGAATTTGTACGTCCCCGCTGGTCTACTTTTCCTTGTTCACGCTGCCGGTGGGCGGCGGCATCATGATCACAGGAAGCCACAACGCGGCAGAATATAACGGGTTTAAGGTCTGTATCGGCAAAACAGCCATCCATGGAGAGGAAATTCAGGAACTTCGGCGAGTGATGGAACAAGGCACCTTCGTGCCGGGAGAAGGTCGTCTTTCAGAGCACCCGATTATTCCTGACTATCTGGCGCACCTCAAGAAGAGTTTTTCGCATGTCAGCGCACATCGGCTGCATGTCGTGATCGATAGCGGGAACGGCGCGGCTTCGCTCGTGGCCAAGCAAGCCCTCGAGTTGTTGGGGTGTAAGGTGACAGGATTGTATTGTGATCTGGATGGATCTTTCCCCAATCACCATCCGGACCCTACGGTGCTGGAAAACCTCTCGGACTTGATGCAGGCTGTGAAGAATTACCAGGCTGATGTGGGAATCGGTTATGACGGGGATGCGGATCGCATCGGGGCCATCGACGAGCAGGGCAATGTTTTGTGGGGCGACCGCCTCTTAGTTCTCTACTCCCGCGATATCTTGGCCGTGAAACCCGGCAGCACGGTCATCTCGGAAGTGAAGGCTTCTCAAAGTCTGTATGATGATATTGCCAAACAGGGCGGACGTCCGATCATGTGGAAGACGGGGCATTCATTGATCAAAGCCAAGATGAAAGAGGAATCGGCGGTATTGGCCGGTGAAATGTCCGGGCATATGTTTTTTGCGGATCGGTATTTCGGATATGACGACGCAGTCTATGCGTCTTGCCGGCTGATCGAAATCTTGGCCAAAGCGCAACGGCCGCTTTCGTCCCTCGTCTCTGATCTTCCCCACTCGGTGGTCACTCCTGAAATACGAGTGGACCTTCCCGATGCCGTCAAGTTCGATGTCGTTGAACAGATTCGCATGAAATTTGAGGAATACCTGAGGACCAAGCAAAGCCTTGGGCCCCACAAGCTTGTCCTTCAGGGCCTCATCACGATCGACGGTGTCCGTGCGAAATTCGACGATGGATGGGGGCTCATCAGGGCGTCCAACACCCAACCGGCCTTAGTGCTGAGATTTGAAGCGATATCTTCTGCCCAGCTCGATGTCATTCGAGCGCTCATTGAAGATGAACTCGCAGAGGCGAGACGAGCCCTCGGGTGCTAG
- a CDS encoding DUF3108 domain-containing protein codes for MQNGGTLRMCRYAAMATAVLALSFSADSIGADPQGKANRPFQVGERLTYEVSWLNITAAIAVMEVARMEGTKEQTVAKLVGTAQSTPLITKFFPVDNRVESELDLQALVPEHMTFRRREGKKKEDIEYRFHQKEGMVTAVRGGTTESLPIPAGTQDIISCLYYTRTVLPPTPGASLKMNVYHDKKNRPVEVRVEGLETIEGSWGKAETVRVLVIMPFHGLFMNQGNIRVWVTTDEHRTPLRMKAKVTLGSIVADLVDGKPAPQS; via the coding sequence ATGCAGAATGGCGGTACTCTCCGCATGTGCCGTTATGCCGCGATGGCAACCGCTGTGTTGGCCTTGTCATTCTCAGCCGATTCCATCGGAGCAGACCCTCAGGGTAAAGCCAATCGCCCGTTTCAGGTTGGAGAACGGCTGACCTATGAGGTGTCCTGGCTCAATATTACCGCGGCGATCGCCGTGATGGAAGTGGCGCGGATGGAAGGAACGAAGGAGCAAACGGTCGCCAAGTTGGTGGGCACGGCGCAATCGACACCGCTCATCACGAAGTTTTTCCCCGTCGATAATCGTGTCGAGTCGGAACTGGACCTGCAGGCGCTCGTACCGGAACACATGACGTTCCGCCGACGCGAAGGAAAAAAGAAAGAGGATATCGAGTACAGATTCCATCAAAAGGAAGGGATGGTCACGGCGGTCAGGGGAGGCACCACCGAGTCGCTGCCCATTCCGGCCGGCACTCAAGATATCATTTCATGCTTGTACTATACGCGTACGGTGTTGCCGCCGACACCGGGTGCCTCACTGAAAATGAACGTGTATCATGACAAGAAGAATCGACCTGTGGAGGTGCGCGTAGAGGGTCTTGAGACTATTGAAGGGTCGTGGGGGAAGGCGGAGACCGTGCGGGTGCTGGTCATCATGCCGTTCCATGGCCTCTTCATGAATCAGGGGAACATCCGTGTTTGGGTCACGACTGATGAGCACAGGACTCCGCTCCGCATGAAAGCGAAGGTCACGCTGGGGTCAATCGTGGCGGATCTGGTGGATGGGAAACCGGCTCCGCAAAGCTGA
- the fbp gene encoding class 1 fructose-bisphosphatase — translation MREFPLTLSRFIIQNQESHQGATEEFSSLLTRIGLVGKLIAQDLRRAGLINILGTTGDTNVQGEVVKKLDAIANDDFVKVFQHSGYVCALASEEMEKPISLPGNWPQGKYMLLFDPLDGSSNTDNNMPLGAIFSVLKYGRSDHLPAEEELLRRGTEQVAAGYLLYGSSTMLVYTVGQGVYGFTLEPGIGEYLLSHARISIPDKGKVYAANEGNYNKWSEGTKKYLDFLKASDKATSRPYSARYSGCLVADVHRLLLGGGIYLYPGELDKPEGKLRLLYEANPLAFVVEQAGGKASTGTSRILEVEPKKLHQRVPLIIGSRYDVEQAEAYIQGRA, via the coding sequence ATGAGAGAATTTCCCCTTACTTTAAGCCGGTTTATCATTCAAAATCAGGAGTCGCACCAAGGCGCGACGGAAGAATTCTCAAGCCTGTTGACCCGGATCGGTCTCGTCGGCAAGCTCATTGCGCAAGATCTCAGGCGAGCCGGCCTGATCAACATTCTTGGCACGACGGGCGACACGAACGTGCAGGGGGAAGTGGTCAAGAAGCTGGACGCCATCGCCAATGACGACTTCGTCAAAGTCTTCCAGCATAGCGGATATGTTTGTGCCCTGGCCTCGGAAGAAATGGAAAAGCCGATTTCGCTGCCGGGCAATTGGCCGCAGGGCAAGTACATGCTGCTCTTCGATCCGCTCGATGGCTCCTCCAATACGGACAACAATATGCCGCTCGGCGCCATTTTTTCCGTGCTCAAGTACGGCCGGTCCGATCATTTGCCCGCTGAAGAGGAATTACTGCGCCGAGGGACCGAACAAGTCGCGGCCGGGTATCTGCTGTACGGGTCGAGTACCATGCTGGTCTATACGGTCGGACAAGGCGTGTACGGCTTTACGCTTGAACCGGGGATTGGCGAATATCTGCTGTCACATGCGCGGATCAGCATTCCAGACAAAGGCAAGGTCTACGCGGCCAACGAGGGAAACTATAACAAGTGGTCGGAAGGAACGAAAAAGTATCTGGATTTCCTCAAGGCCAGCGATAAGGCGACCAGTCGTCCGTACAGTGCCCGGTATTCGGGCTGTTTGGTGGCCGACGTGCACCGCTTGTTGCTCGGAGGAGGAATCTATCTCTATCCGGGCGAACTCGATAAACCCGAAGGGAAACTCCGGCTTCTGTATGAGGCGAATCCGTTGGCGTTTGTCGTCGAGCAGGCGGGTGGAAAAGCCTCGACGGGAACATCGAGAATACTGGAAGTGGAACCCAAGAAGCTCCACCAACGCGTGCCGCTGATCATCGGCAGCCGTTACGATGTCGAGCAGGCGGAAGCGTATATTCAAGGGAGAGCCTAA
- a CDS encoding class I fructose-bisphosphate aldolase, whose translation MGDRVQEILSWYGSDNVGTKTNIARLLRSGKLAGSGKLVILPVDQGFEHGPARSFAPNPPGYDPHYHFQLAIDAGCNAYAAPLGFLEAAANQFAGQIPLILKLNNHDVLHDEKDPLPSVTGSVKDALRLGCSAVGFTIYPGSAHCNAMYEQLRAIAEEAKESGLAVVVWSYPRGSALSKEGETAMDVVAYAAQIAAQLGAHVIKVKLPTAHLEQSAAKKVYEAEQIPIKTLAERVRHVVQSSFNSRRIVIFSGGAKSEDKNVFDEARAIRDGGGFGSIIGRNSFQRPKAEAIKFLQTIMGIYAGEIQ comes from the coding sequence ATGGGAGATCGAGTTCAAGAAATTCTGAGTTGGTATGGCAGCGATAACGTCGGAACAAAAACCAATATCGCCCGCTTGCTTCGATCCGGCAAACTAGCCGGAAGCGGCAAACTGGTGATCCTGCCGGTTGATCAAGGATTCGAGCATGGTCCGGCGCGGAGCTTCGCGCCGAACCCGCCCGGCTATGATCCGCACTATCATTTTCAGCTGGCGATCGATGCGGGGTGTAACGCTTATGCCGCGCCGTTAGGTTTTCTCGAGGCCGCAGCCAATCAATTTGCGGGGCAGATTCCCCTCATCCTCAAGCTGAACAATCACGATGTGCTGCATGACGAGAAGGATCCGCTGCCGTCGGTCACCGGCAGTGTGAAGGATGCGCTTCGTTTGGGGTGTTCTGCGGTGGGGTTTACGATCTATCCCGGGTCGGCTCACTGCAACGCCATGTATGAGCAACTGCGGGCGATCGCCGAGGAAGCCAAGGAAAGCGGTCTGGCCGTTGTGGTCTGGTCGTATCCGCGCGGGTCCGCGTTGAGCAAAGAGGGTGAAACGGCGATGGATGTCGTGGCCTACGCGGCGCAAATTGCGGCGCAACTCGGAGCGCATGTGATCAAGGTCAAGCTTCCGACCGCGCATCTCGAACAGTCTGCGGCAAAAAAAGTGTACGAGGCCGAACAGATACCGATCAAGACGCTGGCGGAACGAGTCAGGCACGTGGTGCAGAGTTCCTTTAATAGCCGGCGGATTGTGATCTTTTCCGGCGGGGCGAAAAGCGAGGATAAAAACGTCTTTGACGAAGCGCGGGCGATTCGCGATGGAGGCGGATTCGGCAGCATCATCGGTCGGAATTCATTCCAACGCCCGAAAGCGGAAGCGATTAAGTTTCTCCAGACCATCATGGGAATCTATGCCGGCGAGATTCAATAA
- a CDS encoding DegQ family serine endoprotease: protein MDQLDLGQKPPQKTRSWVVAATLLTAGMIIGFVVASDLGWLPTGHAIPDTPSPAAPPPVARPVSTAPQPALGGSGQTFVDIAKSVKPAVVNIYATKSGRSEGSGTTPFDDPLFRKFFGDEFFRRFEHPKERKERGLGSGVIVESNGLIITNNHVVGKADDIRVTLSDKREFKAKLIGTDPKTDVAVVKIDATGLPTVLWADSDKLEVGEFVLAVGNPFGLTQTVTLGIVSALGRAAGIAEYEDFIQTDAAINPGNSGGALVNVRGELVGINTAIFSQSGGNMGIGFAVPSNMAQAIMGQLVQTGKVVRGWLGVSIQELTPELASQFGVGDTKGVLVSDVMDDSPAKKSGFERADVIIEYDGKPMDSPTHLRNAVAQTPVGKKVTIKFIRDKKPRTVDLTIVEQPKSMSQNGDDDGGESATPTGVLSSLDVRDLTEELAGRYGLKPNDRGVVIVRVKPGSTAEELGVREGDIVLEVNRQAVTSVKVFERIAGKLPKDQAVLLLLKRQGRTIYLTLRP from the coding sequence ATGGACCAGTTGGATCTCGGACAGAAGCCGCCTCAGAAGACCAGAAGTTGGGTCGTTGCAGCCACTTTGTTGACTGCCGGGATGATCATCGGTTTTGTCGTGGCCTCGGACCTCGGTTGGCTGCCGACGGGTCACGCCATACCGGATACCCCGTCTCCGGCTGCTCCTCCGCCGGTCGCCAGACCGGTATCGACCGCTCCTCAGCCTGCACTAGGTGGGAGCGGACAAACATTTGTCGACATTGCCAAGTCTGTGAAGCCCGCGGTCGTGAATATCTATGCCACCAAAAGCGGGCGTTCTGAGGGATCAGGCACAACGCCGTTCGACGACCCGTTGTTTCGAAAGTTTTTCGGCGATGAGTTTTTTCGGCGATTCGAGCATCCGAAAGAACGCAAAGAGCGGGGGCTTGGATCCGGCGTCATCGTAGAGTCAAACGGGCTGATCATCACCAACAATCATGTCGTCGGCAAAGCGGATGACATTCGAGTCACGCTGTCGGACAAGCGTGAGTTCAAGGCGAAGCTGATCGGCACCGATCCGAAAACCGATGTGGCCGTTGTGAAGATCGACGCGACGGGGCTTCCCACCGTACTCTGGGCGGATTCAGATAAACTGGAGGTCGGGGAGTTCGTTCTTGCCGTGGGAAATCCGTTTGGCCTGACACAGACCGTGACGTTAGGGATTGTTAGTGCCTTAGGGCGAGCCGCGGGAATTGCCGAGTACGAAGATTTCATCCAGACGGATGCGGCCATCAATCCGGGAAACTCCGGCGGGGCGTTGGTCAATGTGCGGGGAGAGCTGGTGGGCATCAACACGGCGATTTTCAGTCAGAGCGGCGGCAACATGGGGATCGGGTTTGCCGTACCGAGCAATATGGCCCAAGCCATCATGGGGCAGCTCGTGCAGACCGGAAAAGTCGTCCGTGGTTGGCTTGGGGTCTCCATTCAAGAGCTGACGCCTGAATTGGCCTCCCAGTTCGGGGTTGGTGACACCAAAGGCGTGTTGGTCAGTGACGTCATGGACGACAGCCCGGCTAAAAAGTCAGGATTCGAACGCGCCGATGTCATCATCGAGTATGACGGCAAACCGATGGATTCGCCGACACACCTGCGTAATGCCGTGGCTCAGACTCCCGTGGGGAAAAAGGTAACCATCAAGTTTATTCGTGACAAGAAGCCGAGAACCGTCGACCTCACCATCGTTGAACAGCCCAAGTCAATGTCGCAAAATGGCGATGACGACGGGGGAGAATCGGCCACGCCGACGGGGGTGTTGTCCAGTCTTGACGTTCGCGACCTGACTGAAGAATTGGCAGGCCGATATGGGCTGAAGCCGAATGATCGAGGTGTCGTGATTGTTCGGGTCAAGCCCGGGAGTACGGCTGAAGAATTAGGGGTTCGAGAAGGCGATATCGTACTCGAAGTGAATCGTCAAGCCGTGACGTCGGTGAAGGTCTTTGAACGGATCGCCGGTAAACTGCCGAAGGATCAAGCCGTGTTGCTGTTGTTGAAACGGCAGGGTAGGACGATCTATCTCACACTTCGTCCATGA
- the ispD gene encoding 2-C-methyl-D-erythritol 4-phosphate cytidylyltransferase, which translates to MSNRTAALVPAAGRGLRMGGPVPKQFLSLGGEPLILHSLRVLQASSAIDEIILAVPATEMDYCLTQIVAQHHFTKVTKVVPGGKERQDSVRHALEEVHDDVAVVLVHDAVRPFLTERMVEEVVRKARAKGAAIIALPMKDTVKQVGMDHVIKRTLDRETLWLAQTPQAFRRDWLLAAHRKAHGEGVRATDDAYLMEWCGYPVSVVEGSGENIKVTRPEDMAIGEAILSSRRSDSMKGST; encoded by the coding sequence GTGAGTAATCGCACCGCGGCTCTCGTCCCTGCCGCCGGACGCGGGCTTCGCATGGGCGGCCCTGTGCCGAAACAATTCCTGTCGCTCGGCGGGGAACCTCTTATCCTCCATTCTCTCCGTGTCCTTCAAGCCTCTTCAGCCATCGATGAAATCATCCTAGCTGTTCCCGCAACCGAGATGGACTATTGCCTCACGCAGATTGTGGCACAGCATCACTTCACCAAAGTGACAAAAGTAGTGCCTGGAGGAAAGGAGCGGCAGGATTCAGTGCGGCATGCGCTCGAGGAAGTGCACGACGATGTCGCGGTGGTGCTGGTCCATGATGCCGTACGCCCGTTTCTTACCGAGCGGATGGTGGAAGAAGTGGTGCGGAAGGCGCGGGCTAAGGGAGCAGCGATCATTGCTCTGCCGATGAAAGATACGGTCAAGCAGGTGGGCATGGACCATGTGATCAAACGGACACTCGATCGGGAGACCCTATGGCTGGCTCAGACCCCGCAAGCCTTCCGGCGAGATTGGTTGTTGGCAGCCCATCGGAAGGCTCATGGTGAGGGAGTTCGCGCGACGGATGACGCTTATTTGATGGAGTGGTGCGGCTATCCTGTGTCTGTGGTGGAGGGGAGCGGAGAAAATATCAAAGTGACGAGGCCGGAAGATATGGCGATCGGCGAAGCAATCTTGTCGTCACGCCGATCGGACAGCATGAAAGGATCGACATGA
- a CDS encoding 2-C-methyl-D-erythritol 2,4-cyclodiphosphate synthase, with the protein MKRGFRIGYGYDVHPLGPGRKLILGGIEIPHTKGLLGHSDSDVLVHAVCDALLGAMGEGDLGRHYPSSDPKYKGISSLKLLEDVMAKLKAKGYQVGNIDTVIVAQAPRLGPHLAAMQKTMAETADIDPALINVKVKSGEGLDAVGHEEGMIAHAACLIEPV; encoded by the coding sequence ATGAAAAGAGGCTTTCGTATCGGCTATGGCTACGACGTCCACCCACTCGGACCGGGCCGTAAATTGATTCTTGGGGGAATTGAAATTCCGCACACGAAAGGATTGCTCGGCCATTCCGATTCCGATGTGCTGGTGCATGCGGTCTGCGATGCGTTGTTGGGCGCGATGGGAGAAGGAGATCTCGGGCGGCACTACCCGAGTTCAGACCCCAAGTACAAGGGGATCTCGAGCTTGAAACTGTTGGAAGATGTCATGGCGAAGCTGAAGGCCAAGGGGTATCAGGTGGGAAACATCGACACCGTGATTGTGGCCCAGGCTCCGCGGCTCGGCCCGCATCTGGCGGCGATGCAGAAGACAATGGCGGAGACTGCGGACATCGATCCTGCCCTGATCAATGTGAAGGTCAAGAGCGGGGAAGGATTAGATGCGGTCGGGCACGAAGAGGGAATGATCGCTCACGCTGCATGTTTGATCGAGCCGGTCTGA
- the cysE gene encoding serine O-acetyltransferase: protein MLTKIKQDLQAIFDRDPAATSKLEVVLTYAGFHALLAYRFSHWLKSHDVPILPRVVSQFARWVTGVEIHPSAKIGTGFFIDHGMGVVIGETAEIGDYVTLFQGVTLGGTGKERGKRHPTLGNHVVVGAGAKILGGITIGDNVKIGANSVVLKHVAANSTVIGVPARVIKTQGTRLPDATMDQVNLSDPIFDRLIALERELIELRKKLENPDKPRP, encoded by the coding sequence GTGTTGACGAAGATCAAACAAGACCTCCAGGCGATTTTTGATCGGGATCCCGCGGCAACCAGCAAGCTGGAGGTGGTCCTGACCTATGCCGGGTTTCATGCCCTCCTGGCCTACCGCTTCTCCCACTGGCTGAAATCACATGATGTTCCGATTCTGCCGCGTGTTGTTTCGCAGTTCGCCCGTTGGGTGACCGGTGTTGAGATACATCCTTCCGCCAAGATCGGGACCGGTTTTTTCATCGACCACGGGATGGGAGTCGTGATCGGGGAAACGGCCGAAATCGGCGATTATGTGACGCTCTTTCAAGGAGTGACGTTGGGCGGCACGGGCAAGGAGCGGGGGAAACGCCATCCCACTCTGGGCAATCACGTCGTGGTCGGGGCCGGTGCCAAGATCCTTGGCGGCATTACGATCGGCGATAACGTGAAAATCGGCGCAAATTCCGTCGTGCTGAAGCATGTCGCGGCCAATTCAACCGTGATCGGCGTGCCCGCCCGTGTCATTAAGACCCAGGGGACGCGTTTACCAGATGCGACCATGGATCAGGTCAATCTGTCCGATCCGATTTTTGACCGGCTGATCGCCCTTGAACGCGAATTGATCGAGCTCCGCAAGAAGCTCGAAAACCCGGACAAGCCGCGTCCCTAG
- the aepX gene encoding phosphoenolpyruvate mutase — protein MSSTPGSTPARQFKKLLMSEQLEFICEAHNGLSAKIVQEAGFRGIWASGLSISAQFGVRDNNEASWTQVLDNLEFMSDATTIPILLDGDTGYGNFNNMQRLVRKLEQRRIAAVCIEDKLFPKTNSFIKGDAQPMADMQEFCGKIKAGKDAQTDPDFSIIARVEAFICGWGLAEALRRAEAYRQAGADGILIHSALSVPDEILSFKQEWGNRCPVVIVPTKYYATPTDVFRQHGFSMVIWANHMLRAAVAAMQKTARILKEQEHLLSIEDKVVPVSEIFRLQNAAELQDAEDRYLPRGAENTSAVVLAASRGEELRELTEHQPKTMVNIQGAPILSHIVEAYNAVGIKDITVVRGYKKEAVTLPNLTYLDNDDFAETGELDSLDKALRARKGLAKDLIVSYGDVLFNKYIPQALCQEKEDFVIFVDSDWQNQSSYARLGGFAECSLPNSKKAFNAKIYLKQLGDTVPREHTHGVWMGFLKTSPAGAVQLQTILTAMLADPVNRKAGIPHLLQELLRRQHPIRVLYTVGHWLDINSLDDVVQAGNF, from the coding sequence ATGAGTTCAACACCAGGCAGCACACCGGCGCGCCAATTTAAGAAGCTCCTGATGTCCGAGCAGTTGGAATTCATCTGTGAAGCCCACAATGGTCTGAGCGCAAAAATAGTTCAAGAAGCCGGCTTCCGAGGTATTTGGGCCAGCGGCCTTTCCATCTCGGCGCAATTCGGTGTCCGCGACAACAACGAAGCCAGTTGGACCCAAGTCCTGGACAATCTGGAATTCATGTCCGATGCGACGACGATTCCGATTCTTCTCGACGGCGATACCGGATACGGCAACTTCAATAACATGCAGCGTCTCGTCCGTAAACTGGAGCAGCGCCGTATTGCCGCGGTCTGTATCGAGGACAAGCTTTTCCCCAAGACGAATAGCTTTATCAAGGGGGACGCCCAACCGATGGCGGACATGCAAGAGTTTTGCGGCAAGATCAAGGCAGGCAAAGATGCCCAGACCGATCCGGACTTTTCCATCATTGCCCGGGTGGAAGCATTTATCTGCGGCTGGGGGCTGGCGGAAGCTTTGCGGCGAGCCGAGGCCTATCGGCAGGCAGGTGCCGACGGCATCCTCATTCATAGTGCGTTATCGGTACCGGATGAGATCCTGTCGTTCAAACAAGAATGGGGAAACCGATGCCCGGTCGTGATCGTGCCCACCAAATACTACGCCACGCCCACCGATGTGTTTCGGCAGCATGGATTTTCCATGGTGATTTGGGCCAATCACATGCTGCGGGCCGCGGTGGCCGCCATGCAGAAAACGGCGAGGATTTTAAAAGAACAAGAACATCTCCTCTCCATTGAAGACAAGGTCGTGCCGGTTTCAGAAATCTTTCGCCTGCAAAATGCTGCGGAATTACAGGATGCTGAAGACCGATACCTTCCCCGCGGCGCCGAAAACACGTCCGCCGTCGTGCTGGCCGCCTCCCGCGGGGAGGAACTCCGGGAGTTGACGGAACATCAGCCCAAGACGATGGTGAACATTCAGGGCGCGCCGATTCTGTCTCACATCGTGGAGGCGTACAACGCCGTGGGGATCAAAGACATCACGGTCGTGCGCGGGTATAAAAAGGAAGCGGTGACCCTGCCGAACTTGACCTATCTCGACAACGATGACTTTGCTGAAACCGGTGAACTGGATTCCCTGGACAAAGCTCTCCGGGCGCGGAAAGGCCTGGCCAAGGACCTGATCGTTTCGTACGGTGACGTGCTGTTCAATAAATACATCCCTCAGGCGCTCTGTCAGGAAAAAGAAGACTTTGTGATCTTCGTGGATAGCGATTGGCAGAACCAAAGCAGCTATGCTCGCTTGGGCGGTTTTGCCGAATGCTCTTTGCCCAATTCAAAGAAGGCCTTTAACGCGAAGATCTATCTCAAGCAATTGGGAGATACGGTTCCGAGAGAACACACTCATGGAGTCTGGATGGGTTTTCTGAAAACTTCTCCTGCTGGAGCCGTCCAGTTACAAACGATTCTGACCGCAATGCTGGCCGATCCCGTCAATCGCAAAGCCGGCATCCCCCATCTGTTGCAAGAACTGCTAAGGCGTCAGCATCCGATTCGCGTGCTGTATACGGTCGGCCACTGGCTTGATATCAACAGTCTCGATGACGTGGTTCAAGCAGGTAATTTTTGA
- the aepY gene encoding phosphonopyruvate decarboxylase, whose translation MLNPQEFIECLKENGVEFFTGVPDSLLKDLCACIAHTSRTDRHIIAANEGGAVALALGYHLATRNIPLVYLQNSGLGNVINPLLSLVDEEVYSIPMLFVIGWRGEPGFHDEPQHKKQGRVMRPMLEAMEIPVSVLGPELDHAATIVKDALTYVRKTSGPYALIIKQGTFGTFVAPRTEKTEFPLTREEAIQQVIDALEQRDVVISTTGMPSREVYEYRSKRGDGHQRDFLTVGGMGHASQIALGIALQRPERSVYCLDGDGALLMHMGALALNGTLKPRNFKHIILNNGAHDSVGGQPTVARDIDILGIARASAYEQVLRAQTKQELQSCLEELKRAIGPSLLEVCVRRGARKDLGRPATTPVQNKNAFMEFIERNG comes from the coding sequence ATGCTGAACCCACAGGAATTTATTGAATGTCTGAAAGAGAATGGCGTTGAGTTTTTTACGGGAGTGCCGGATTCCCTGCTTAAAGATTTGTGTGCCTGCATCGCTCATACGAGTCGAACCGATCGGCACATCATCGCCGCGAATGAAGGCGGAGCCGTGGCTTTGGCACTGGGGTACCACTTGGCAACACGGAACATTCCCCTCGTCTATCTACAGAACTCCGGGTTGGGCAACGTCATCAATCCCCTTTTATCACTGGTTGATGAAGAGGTGTATTCGATTCCTATGCTGTTCGTCATTGGCTGGCGTGGCGAACCGGGGTTTCACGATGAGCCTCAACACAAAAAGCAGGGTCGAGTGATGCGTCCCATGCTTGAGGCCATGGAGATTCCCGTTTCCGTGTTGGGGCCGGAATTGGATCATGCGGCCACGATCGTGAAAGACGCACTTACCTATGTCCGAAAGACCAGCGGCCCCTATGCCCTCATCATCAAGCAAGGTACCTTTGGCACCTTTGTTGCGCCGCGGACTGAGAAAACGGAGTTCCCACTCACTCGGGAAGAGGCGATCCAGCAGGTGATCGATGCCCTGGAGCAGCGAGATGTGGTTATCTCTACCACTGGCATGCCTTCTCGGGAAGTGTACGAATACAGAAGCAAAAGGGGTGACGGCCATCAGCGCGATTTCTTAACGGTTGGCGGCATGGGACATGCTTCTCAAATCGCGCTTGGCATTGCGCTTCAAAGACCTGAGCGCTCCGTCTATTGTCTCGATGGAGACGGCGCGCTTCTGATGCACATGGGGGCTCTGGCGCTCAATGGAACGCTCAAGCCCAGAAATTTTAAGCATATTATTCTGAACAATGGCGCCCATGATTCGGTCGGTGGTCAGCCGACAGTGGCACGGGATATTGATATTCTGGGCATTGCTCGTGCCTCTGCCTACGAACAGGTCCTGAGGGCTCAAACGAAGCAGGAACTCCAGTCGTGTCTGGAAGAGCTGAAACGCGCAATTGGTCCGAGCCTACTGGAAGTCTGCGTACGCCGCGGAGCGAGGAAGGATTTGGGCAGACCGGCCACCACGCCGGTTCAGAACAAGAACGCCTTCATGGAGTTTATCGAGCGCAACGGTTAG